Within the Rhea pennata isolate bPtePen1 chromosome 19, bPtePen1.pri, whole genome shotgun sequence genome, the region GGAAGACATGGACCGTCCCCAGGAGCACTGCAGGTTGGAGCCCCTCTTGCGAAAGGAGGATGTGAACCTGTAGAAGTTGCGGTGCCTGTTGCGCAGGTATTCCCGGTAGTTTTTGGTGAGCAGGGTGTAAAGGAAGGGGTTGATGCAGCTGTTGCTGTAGGTCAGGCAGGTCACCAGGTAGTTAATGCACTTTTGGGTTTGGGTGGTaagctgcagggagctgctgtaGAGCTGCACCAGCTGCCAGATCCAAAAAGGCAGGAAGCAGGCCCAGAAAACCAGCACGATGCTGAAGATCATGATGAGGACCTTCTGCCTGGGTGATCTCTTGCTCTTCTCCTTGTGGGGTGGGTTCCTCTGGGACTCCAGGTAGGTCCTGGCCAGGCGTGTGTACAGGAAGCCAATGATGATCCCTGGGGCCATGATGCTGGTGCTGAACAGCACCGTCAGGTAGGTCCGGTAGGCATCCATGCTCCAGGTGGGTGCACACATCCTCTTCACCTTGCCCTCCGCTTTGCCCCCCTCAGTCAGCGTGACCATCAGCATCATTGGCAAAGTGAGCAGCAGCGAGACGGACCACACGGCGCCCGCTGTGACCTTCCGGTAGCCGCGAGATCGCTTCAGGGTATCCAGGGGCCGCGTGACGGCCAGGTAGCGCTCGGTGCACATGAGGGTGAGGGTGAAGATGCTGGCGTGCATGGTGAGCAGGTCCAGGCTGAGCAGGATGCGGCACCCCAGGTCTCCGAAGTACCAGTCCTGGGCCAGGTAGGTGCAGACAATGAAGGGGATGGTGGAGAGGTAGAGCAGGTCGGCCAGGGCCAGGCTCACGATGGAGCTGTACATGGGGGCAGTGCAGCGCGCCGAGTGGCACATCACCACCAGCGTGTAGACATTGCCTGCCACGCCGGCCACGTACATCACCGAGAGCACCGTGCCGAAGGCTGAGGGGAAGAGCaggagccccccgccgcccgccgccgccgagccgttgcccgccgccgccgtcccgtTGGGCTCCATGGGCGGCTCGGGTGGCGGCCGCGCAGCGTCGGAcgcccgcggccgctccgcccCCGCGCAGGGCGGGtcgcgcggccgcgccgcgccccgcgggccGTGCCGGGCTGCCGCTCCGCGGAGCGGctccgccgggccgcgccgtccggggggccgggcgcggcTGCCGCGTCCTCCCGCTGCCGACGAGGCGAGGGCTCGCGCCGACCCCTCGGCTGAAAAGTTTTCCTCGGCGCTGCGCCGTGATGTCCTCGGGCTTTGCAGTGTTAGCGCCTCTGGCGAGCCGGAACTCGTTGCTTTGCTTAATTTTGCGGAGGCAGGTGAGGAGACTGCCCTGGGAAGGACTGTAGGGAGAGGCAGGGATCCCTCTTGCGTTCCTCGGGTGCGTAGTGTTGGAGGTACATTCAGAAACGGACGGAGCTAGAGCTGCCTACGAAACTGGAGTAGCAACAGTCTGCGTTTCTTTGAAGTAGCTTGgatttttatatgcattttttcctttgctctgcaCAGCGCAGCAGCGTTACGGCAGGATTTCAGTTTGAGCCGCAGCAACAGCTGATTCATCTGAATAGTTTGCAGTACAGAATGTGATGAGTGAGGTTCGCAGAAACAACTTTTGCAAACAGTTACAGGCAGGCACTGTGGGGACAGTTGCCAAAGCACCGACAGCCTTTGCCTCTCCATCTTCTTCTAAAGAAAGACGAGATTGGGGCAACGCATATTTAAAGGGGCAGTTTTCCATGCCACAAGAGAGAAGCCTCTGCGCAATGCCCACTGATTTCCCATGGAAATGAGCTGCCTTTTGTGCCTTCAAACACTTCTGCACGTAACCGGGCTTCCTCAAGTGACGGCTCTGTGGttatttacttgttttactCCCTGCTCAAAGTGCTTTTGTGAGCTCTGCCTCTCATTCTCTGAAGCCCCCTACAGAGTGGCAAAACTCCTGTCCACTGACATGAGCAGGATTTAgcactataaaaataattatattgaGTACACAGGCGTAATTCACTGTGAAGTTAACCAACACATGCCCAGTTCTGCCTCCTACCCGCTGTTGTCCAGGAGTGTGCATGAGTGTGTTGTCGGAGCTCtgcaaatacttaaataatGTTGACTAAAGTGGCCCGGGTGAAAATATGAGTTGAACACTGGTGGGGGGAGAAGACTCGCAAATGAGGTTTTTTCAGGTGGTGATTTGCTCTCTTGAGATTCAGCTCTTGCGCTGGCAGAATTGAAACCTGGCCTCTGGGATGGGAGTTTTCTTCGCTCCAAATTGGGGTGGCCTTGCTGGCGGCCGCCGCTTCACCGGGGCTCTCTCCCCACCGCACAGCGCTTCACGGGATCGTGTGCCATGGGCCCAGTCAGGAACTGGCTCGAGGCTCCCGCGCACCCTGAGAATCGGATGATGCGAAGCTTTTGccatcctttcttctttttttggttttgaagcTCTTGTCTGGACTGTTTTGTCTTTCGTCTTCACTTTAACTGCCAGGGCGGGCGGCCAAAAATTCACTGCCATGTTACCAGATTTGTTTTGGGCGATCACGTGAGGTGGTGGGAACGAGCAGACTGATACTTTCTCCTGAACGGAGAATTACAGAATATGTTTAGCAAGAATCTTCTTctaatcttttttccccctgcagaaGAGTATTTAACTGAGCAAAACTAAGCATTAATGAGTCCCTGAGACACTTGTTTTCTTAAACATGCAGGATGCCATGGGCGCTTATTCCTCCTCTTCAAAACGAGCCATTCTACAGCTGAGTGAAGCCTGTTCTTCCCTCCCGAGTTCTGCACTCGCCATTTCTTCTGCACCCCTGTAGGGACTGGCACAGCACTTAGCGCCTGATGGAGTTGGGCCTGGAGCATATGACAACTGTGATCAATCAGACTTAGAAAGGGGACGAGGTAGGAGTCTGGAATACCGATGTTTTATGTTTGTCTGGGTACccaagaaacacatttttagcAGCGGAGATGACAGGCTCCCGAGAGAAGtgtgaattttctgtttctccagaTAATGAAGAAAGGACTGCAAGTGCCTTTCTG harbors:
- the LOC134149024 gene encoding urotensin-2 receptor-like, translating into MEPNGTAAAGNGSAAAGGGGLLLFPSAFGTVLSVMYVAGVAGNVYTLVVMCHSARCTAPMYSSIVSLALADLLYLSTIPFIVCTYLAQDWYFGDLGCRILLSLDLLTMHASIFTLTLMCTERYLAVTRPLDTLKRSRGYRKVTAGAVWSVSLLLTLPMMLMVTLTEGGKAEGKVKRMCAPTWSMDAYRTYLTVLFSTSIMAPGIIIGFLYTRLARTYLESQRNPPHKEKSKRSPRQKVLIMIFSIVLVFWACFLPFWIWQLVQLYSSSLQLTTQTQKCINYLVTCLTYSNSCINPFLYTLLTKNYREYLRNRHRNFYRFTSSFRKRGSNLQCSWGRSMSSSNQYDYSSEALGMATLKDK